In Pseudomonadota bacterium, the following are encoded in one genomic region:
- a CDS encoding inorganic diphosphatase, with the protein MKSPPPFVSTPVEVLVEVPRGSFIKRDAHGAFEFLSPLPCPFNYGSLPALPAADGDAQDAVLLGPRRAAGQRVHVPVRAVVGFLDAGQPDDKLICAERALSPTDQRRVLAFFRFYALCKRLLNVARGRHGATCCLGWGEVGDRLARLPPP; encoded by the coding sequence ATGAAGTCGCCGCCGCCCTTCGTCTCCACCCCCGTCGAGGTACTGGTTGAAGTGCCGCGCGGAAGCTTCATCAAGCGTGACGCGCACGGCGCCTTCGAGTTCCTGTCGCCGCTGCCCTGCCCCTTCAACTACGGCTCACTGCCCGCTCTGCCCGCCGCCGACGGCGATGCGCAGGACGCGGTGCTGCTCGGCCCGCGCCGTGCAGCCGGGCAACGTGTGCACGTGCCGGTGCGTGCGGTGGTCGGCTTCCTCGACGCCGGCCAGCCGGACGACAAGCTCATCTGCGCCGAGCGCGCCCTGAGCCCCACCGACCAGCGTCGGGTGCTGGCCTTTTTCAGGTTCTACGCGCTGTGCAAACGCCTGCTCAATGTCGCGCGCGGCCGCCACGGCGCGACCTGCTGCCTGGGGTGGGGCGAAGTGGGCGACCGTCTCGCGCGCCTGCCGCCGCCGTAG
- a CDS encoding alpha-ketoacid dehydrogenase subunit beta, with product MARKITYQQAINEAIDQEMARDENIVLMGEDVVGGSGSDGEMDAWGGVLGVTKGLYGKYGDRIMDTPISESGFVGAAVGAAASGLRPICELMFIDFMGVCFDQIFNQAAKFRYMFGGKAETPVVIRTMYGAGFRAAAQHSQCLYPLFTHIPGLKVVLPSSPYDVKGLLIQAIRDNDPVIFCEHKVLYTMEGDVPEESYTIPFGEANIVREGDDVTIVAFGRMVNQAMKAATVLAKEGISCEIIDPRTTSPLDEDSILESVENTGRLVVVDEASPRCGMAADISALVARKGFSSLKAPIEVVTPPHTPVPFAGKLEDLYVPNPDKIAAAVRATAGYKA from the coding sequence GTGGCTAGAAAAATCACTTATCAGCAGGCCATCAACGAAGCCATCGATCAGGAAATGGCGCGCGACGAGAACATTGTCCTGATGGGCGAGGACGTCGTCGGTGGCTCCGGTTCCGACGGCGAAATGGACGCCTGGGGCGGCGTGCTCGGCGTCACCAAGGGCCTGTACGGCAAGTACGGCGACCGCATCATGGACACCCCGATCAGCGAATCGGGTTTCGTCGGTGCGGCGGTGGGCGCGGCGGCCTCGGGCCTGCGCCCGATCTGCGAACTGATGTTCATCGATTTCATGGGCGTGTGCTTCGACCAGATCTTCAACCAGGCCGCCAAGTTCCGCTACATGTTCGGCGGCAAGGCCGAGACCCCGGTCGTGATCCGCACCATGTACGGCGCGGGCTTCCGCGCCGCCGCGCAGCATTCGCAATGCCTGTACCCGCTGTTCACGCACATTCCGGGCCTGAAGGTGGTGCTGCCGTCCTCGCCCTACGACGTCAAGGGCCTGCTCATCCAGGCCATCCGCGACAACGACCCGGTGATCTTCTGCGAGCACAAGGTGCTCTACACCATGGAAGGCGATGTGCCGGAAGAGTCCTACACGATTCCGTTTGGCGAAGCCAACATCGTGCGCGAAGGTGACGACGTCACCATCGTGGCCTTCGGACGCATGGTCAACCAGGCCATGAAGGCCGCGACGGTGCTGGCCAAGGAGGGCATCAGCTGCGAGATCATCGACCCGCGCACCACTTCGCCGCTCGATGAAGACTCGATCTTAGAGTCCGTCGAGAACACCGGCCGCCTGGTGGTGGTGGACGAGGCCTCGCCGCGCTGTGGCATGGCCGCCGACATCTCGGCGCTGGTCGCGCGCAAGGGTTTCAGTTCGCTGAAGGCGCCCATCGAGGTCGTGACCCCGCCCCATACGCCGGTACCGTTCGCCGGCAAGCTCGAGGATCTCTACGTGCCCAATCCCGACAAGATTGCCGCGGCCGTGCGCGCCACCGCGGGGTACAAGGCATGA
- a CDS encoding alpha/beta fold hydrolase produces the protein MSMTPALGFVPGAPRIAYEAAGSGATLVCLHGIGGNRRNWHAQLRALADVCRVVAWDARGYGDSDDYEGPLAFTDFAADLLRLLDHLGVERAHLCGLSMGGRIALDFYERHAGRVQSLILVDTFPGFDASFTQEGRERFVRERRQPLIEGKEPRDIAPAVARTLVSPKADAAVVQQLIDSISMLHKASYIKTIEAMTMYQPVTDVGIIDVPVQIIVGADDKLTPPAISRKMADGIRDARLLELPDTGHLSNIEAPDAFNACVRDFLKTLN, from the coding sequence GTGAGCATGACGCCCGCCTTGGGCTTCGTGCCGGGCGCGCCGCGCATCGCCTACGAAGCGGCGGGCAGCGGCGCAACGCTGGTGTGCCTGCACGGCATCGGCGGCAACCGCCGCAACTGGCACGCCCAGTTGCGCGCGCTGGCCGACGTGTGCCGTGTGGTGGCCTGGGACGCGCGCGGCTACGGCGACAGCGATGACTACGAAGGCCCGCTCGCCTTCACCGATTTTGCCGCGGACCTGTTGCGCCTGCTGGACCATCTCGGGGTCGAGCGCGCGCACCTGTGCGGCCTGTCGATGGGCGGACGCATCGCACTCGATTTCTACGAGCGCCACGCCGGGCGCGTGCAGAGTCTGATCCTGGTCGACACGTTTCCGGGCTTCGATGCCTCCTTCACCCAGGAAGGTCGCGAACGCTTCGTGCGTGAGCGCCGTCAGCCGCTGATTGAGGGCAAGGAACCACGGGACATCGCACCGGCGGTCGCGCGCACGCTGGTTTCGCCCAAGGCCGACGCAGCCGTCGTGCAGCAGCTCATCGACAGCATATCGATGCTGCATAAGGCCTCGTACATCAAGACCATCGAAGCGATGACCATGTACCAGCCGGTGACCGACGTCGGCATCATCGACGTGCCGGTGCAGATCATCGTCGGCGCCGACGACAAGCTCACGCCGCCGGCCATCTCTCGCAAGATGGCGGACGGCATACGCGACGCGCGCCTGCTGGAGCTGCCGGACACCGGCCATCTCAGCAACATCGAAGCACCCGACGCCTTCAATGCCTGCGTGCGCGATTTCCTCAAGACCCTGAACTAG
- a CDS encoding thiamine pyrophosphate-dependent dehydrogenase E1 component subunit alpha, translating into MAQALSVEDLLDAYRTMKTIREFEDRVHVEFAKGGIPGFVHLYAGEEASATGVGMHLRDDDRLASNHRGHGHCIAKGVEVKGMMAEIYGKRTGTCRGKGGSMHIADLDTGMMGANGIVGGGPPLVCGAALAAKRRGKGGLAVAFCGDGASNQGTVFEAMNLATVWKLPVVFVFENNGYAEATDSRFSVSCKDIAQRAIGFGMPGRIVDGHDFFAVHEAFAEAAERARSGGGPSLIEHKLDRFFGHFEGDNQKYRPAGEVARLREETCCIKRFARKVTGEHGITAQQLSAIDDEVARLIDEAVAFAETSPEPEASDLLTDVYIKY; encoded by the coding sequence ATGGCGCAAGCACTGTCCGTCGAGGATCTGCTCGACGCGTATCGCACGATGAAGACCATCCGCGAATTCGAGGACCGCGTCCACGTCGAATTCGCCAAGGGCGGTATTCCGGGCTTCGTACACCTGTATGCCGGCGAAGAGGCCTCGGCCACCGGCGTCGGCATGCATCTGCGTGACGACGATCGCCTGGCCAGCAACCATCGCGGCCACGGCCACTGCATCGCCAAGGGCGTGGAAGTGAAAGGCATGATGGCGGAGATCTACGGCAAACGCACCGGCACCTGTCGCGGCAAGGGTGGCTCGATGCACATCGCCGATCTCGACACCGGCATGATGGGCGCCAACGGCATCGTCGGCGGTGGACCGCCGCTGGTGTGCGGCGCCGCGCTGGCGGCCAAACGCCGTGGCAAGGGCGGCCTCGCGGTCGCCTTCTGCGGCGACGGCGCCTCCAACCAGGGCACGGTGTTCGAAGCGATGAATCTCGCCACGGTATGGAAACTGCCGGTGGTGTTCGTGTTCGAGAACAACGGCTACGCCGAGGCCACCGACAGCCGCTTCTCGGTGTCGTGCAAGGACATCGCCCAGCGCGCCATCGGCTTCGGCATGCCCGGCCGCATCGTCGACGGCCATGATTTCTTCGCCGTGCACGAAGCGTTTGCCGAGGCCGCCGAACGCGCGCGCAGCGGCGGCGGCCCATCGCTCATCGAACACAAGCTCGATCGCTTCTTCGGCCATTTCGAAGGCGACAACCAGAAATACCGCCCGGCCGGCGAAGTCGCGCGCCTGCGCGAGGAGACCTGCTGCATCAAGCGCTTCGCGCGCAAGGTCACCGGCGAACACGGCATCACCGCGCAGCAGCTGTCGGCCATCGACGATGAAGTCGCGCGGCTCATCGACGAGGCCGTGGCCTTCGCCGAAACGTCCCCCGAACCCGAAGCGTCGGATCTCCTGACCGACGTCTACATCAAGTACTGA
- a CDS encoding threonine dehydratase has protein sequence MNATTLPERSLLGQPLGAADFARAAQEIYATLMPTPQLHWPLLSEACGCEVWVKHENHLPTGAFKVRGGVWFMQQLHEALPEVRGVVAATRGNHGQSIAFAARRQGLEAVVVVPRGNNVDKNRAMRALGAELIEHGEDFNAALDHAAALAARRGLYAMPSYHALLVQGVGTYAYELLRALPDLDTVYVPIGLGSGIAGTLAARNALGLATEVVGVVSAHADAYAQSFERGELVATASADTLADGMAVRVPSASALDYLRGGVARIVRVTDDEVLAAMALLFSATHNLAEGAGAAPLAALCKERERMRGRRVAIVLSGGNADRATFMRALSR, from the coding sequence ATGAACGCGACCACGCTGCCGGAACGCTCTTTGCTGGGCCAGCCACTGGGCGCCGCCGATTTCGCGCGTGCCGCGCAGGAGATCTACGCCACGCTGATGCCGACCCCGCAATTGCACTGGCCTTTGCTGTCCGAGGCCTGTGGCTGCGAGGTATGGGTGAAGCACGAGAACCATCTGCCCACTGGCGCGTTCAAGGTGCGCGGCGGCGTGTGGTTCATGCAGCAGCTGCACGAGGCTTTGCCGGAGGTGCGTGGCGTGGTGGCGGCCACGCGCGGTAATCACGGCCAGAGCATCGCCTTCGCGGCACGGCGCCAGGGCCTCGAGGCGGTGGTGGTGGTGCCGCGCGGCAACAACGTCGACAAGAACCGCGCCATGCGCGCCCTCGGCGCGGAATTGATCGAGCACGGTGAGGACTTCAATGCCGCGCTTGACCACGCCGCGGCGCTGGCCGCGCGCCGTGGGCTGTACGCGATGCCGTCCTACCATGCGCTGCTGGTGCAGGGGGTCGGCACCTATGCCTACGAACTGCTGCGCGCGTTGCCGGATCTCGACACCGTGTACGTGCCGATTGGTCTCGGCTCGGGTATCGCCGGCACGCTGGCCGCGCGCAACGCCTTGGGGCTCGCCACCGAAGTGGTGGGCGTGGTGTCGGCCCATGCCGATGCCTATGCGCAATCGTTCGAACGCGGCGAACTGGTGGCCACCGCGAGCGCCGACACCCTGGCCGACGGCATGGCGGTGCGCGTACCCTCGGCCAGCGCGCTCGATTACCTGCGCGGCGGCGTGGCGCGCATCGTGCGCGTCACCGACGACGAGGTGTTGGCGGCGATGGCGCTGCTGTTTTCCGCCACCCACAATCTCGCTGAAGGCGCGGGCGCCGCGCCGCTCGCCGCGCTGTGCAAGGAGCGCGAGCGGATGCGCGGCCGGCGGGTGGCCATCGTGCTGTCGGGCGGCAATGCCGACCGTGCCACCTTCATGCGCGCGCTGTCGCGATGA
- a CDS encoding cupin domain-containing protein, producing the protein MRVNHNSDMKKHHLPGLEHQTLAGGRDGLGTMEVWRQTIAAGAATPVHRHDCEEVIICMKGAAVCHYNGAEYHFKEDETLVIPAGVTHQICNAGDGDLHIIATLAMAPVRVETAERQHMALPWDGNNA; encoded by the coding sequence ATGCGCGTCAATCACAATTCGGACATGAAGAAGCACCACCTGCCCGGCCTGGAACACCAGACCCTGGCCGGTGGTCGTGACGGACTCGGCACGATGGAAGTGTGGCGCCAGACCATTGCCGCCGGCGCGGCGACGCCAGTGCATCGCCACGATTGCGAAGAAGTGATCATCTGCATGAAGGGCGCGGCGGTGTGCCATTACAACGGCGCCGAATACCACTTCAAGGAAGACGAGACGCTGGTCATCCCGGCCGGCGTGACCCACCAGATCTGCAATGCCGGGGATGGCGATCTGCATATCATCGCGACCTTGGCCATGGCGCCGGTGCGGGTCGAAACGGCCGAGCGCCAGCACATGGCGCTGCCCTGGGACGGGAACAACGCGTGA
- a CDS encoding class I SAM-dependent methyltransferase, with product MSVDPDRLNQLAGRAFGDLAADASGVMVSLGRRLGLYKAMAGAGRLTSAELARRAGCAERYVREWLASQVASEYLVYHPQDQTYEMTPEQAMVLADENSPCYFPAAWEVAASMWMDEERSAQVFRTGEGFAWGDHHPRLFCGVAAFFRNSYRGSLVPQWLPALDGVVAKLEAGARVADIGTGHGHSSLLMAEAYPNSSFHGIDVHPASVEAARRNAVAAGLDNRVSFEVAKSTTFVERGFDLICFFDCLHDMGDPVGALRHAAQALAPGGTVMLVEPAAGDSLEENINPVSRLFYSSSTTLCCAHSLSEPVALALGAQAGEARLRKLFEEAGYARFRKAMATPFNLILEGRL from the coding sequence ATGTCAGTCGATCCGGATCGTCTCAATCAACTCGCCGGTCGCGCCTTCGGCGATCTCGCGGCCGACGCCAGCGGTGTGATGGTCAGCCTGGGACGCCGCCTCGGCCTGTACAAGGCGATGGCCGGCGCCGGCCGCCTGACGTCGGCGGAACTCGCCCGACGCGCCGGCTGCGCCGAGCGTTATGTACGCGAGTGGCTGGCCAGCCAGGTGGCTTCGGAATACCTGGTCTATCACCCGCAAGACCAGACCTACGAGATGACGCCGGAGCAGGCCATGGTGCTGGCCGATGAAAACAGCCCCTGCTATTTCCCCGCGGCGTGGGAAGTGGCGGCCTCGATGTGGATGGACGAAGAGCGCTCCGCCCAAGTCTTCAGAACCGGCGAAGGTTTTGCCTGGGGCGATCATCACCCGCGCCTGTTCTGCGGCGTGGCGGCGTTCTTTCGCAATTCCTACCGCGGTTCACTGGTGCCGCAGTGGCTGCCGGCCCTGGACGGCGTGGTGGCCAAGCTCGAAGCCGGCGCGCGGGTCGCGGACATCGGCACCGGTCACGGTCACTCGTCGCTGCTGATGGCCGAGGCGTATCCGAATTCGAGTTTCCACGGCATCGACGTGCACCCGGCTTCGGTCGAGGCGGCGCGTCGCAACGCGGTCGCGGCGGGTCTCGATAACAGGGTGAGCTTCGAAGTGGCCAAGTCCACCACGTTCGTCGAGCGCGGCTTCGATTTGATCTGCTTCTTCGATTGCCTGCATGACATGGGCGACCCGGTGGGCGCGCTGCGTCACGCCGCGCAGGCGCTGGCGCCCGGTGGCACGGTGATGTTGGTCGAACCGGCGGCGGGCGACAGCCTGGAAGAGAACATCAATCCCGTCAGTCGACTGTTCTACTCGAGCTCGACGACGCTCTGTTGCGCCCATTCCTTGTCGGAGCCGGTCGCGCTGGCCCTCGGCGCGCAGGCGGGCGAGGCGCGCTTGCGCAAGCTGTTCGAAGAGGCGGGCTACGCGCGCTTCCGCAAGGCGATGGCGACGCCGTTCAACCTGATCCTGGAAGGGCGGCTGTAA
- a CDS encoding class I SAM-dependent methyltransferase: MSGTSFPDHFSQLAAAYGQFRPDYPVALFEHLAWLAPGHALAWDCATGNAQAALPLTRYFSTVMASDASAAQLAEARRADTLCLCVASAERVPLANDSVDLITVAQALHWFRLPEFFAEARRVLRPRGVLAAWTYHLFSVTPDIDALLRHFNREVVGPYWPPQRRMVEQAYGDIEFPFDELETCSFPMVVHWNVEHLLAYVGTWSAVARYRKLRDGDPLPGFAREVRAAWGDTTTRDVRFPLTVKTMRKL, from the coding sequence GTGAGCGGGACGTCCTTCCCCGATCATTTTTCACAGCTGGCGGCGGCTTACGGCCAGTTTCGCCCCGACTACCCGGTCGCCCTGTTCGAGCACCTGGCGTGGCTCGCCCCCGGTCATGCGCTGGCGTGGGATTGCGCCACCGGCAACGCCCAGGCCGCGCTGCCGCTCACCCGGTATTTCTCGACAGTGATGGCGAGTGACGCGAGCGCGGCGCAACTCGCCGAGGCCCGCCGCGCCGATACGCTGTGTCTGTGCGTGGCCAGCGCCGAGCGCGTGCCGCTGGCCAATGACAGTGTCGACCTCATCACCGTCGCGCAGGCCTTGCACTGGTTTCGCCTGCCTGAATTCTTCGCCGAGGCGCGCCGCGTGCTCCGCCCGCGCGGCGTGCTCGCCGCGTGGACCTATCACCTGTTCTCGGTCACGCCTGACATCGACGCGCTGTTACGGCATTTCAATCGCGAAGTGGTAGGGCCCTACTGGCCGCCACAGCGGCGCATGGTCGAGCAGGCCTATGGCGACATCGAGTTCCCGTTCGACGAACTCGAGACCTGCAGTTTTCCGATGGTGGTGCACTGGAACGTCGAACACCTGCTGGCCTACGTCGGTACCTGGTCGGCGGTGGCCCGGTACCGCAAGCTGCGCGATGGCGACCCGCTGCCCGGCTTTGCCCGTGAGGTGCGCGCCGCGTGGGGCGACACGACAACGCGCGACGTCCGCTTCCCGCTCACGGTCAAAACCATGCGCAAGCTGTAG
- a CDS encoding acetoin dehydrogenase dihydrolipoyllysine-residue acetyltransferase subunit has translation MSNPNIVPITMPKWGLSMQEGKVVEWLAEEGALLKLGDQVLDIETEKIANTFEALDAGTLRRIVAQPDEVLPIGALLGVLAPAEVSDAEIDEYITEFQKNYVPPAPEEGEGGDGFQFVEAGGYKLRYSKMGDAERVIILLHGFGGDAAGWLFNQGALAANATVYALDLPGHGQSSKALSDSSVEHLAATVVAFMDALQIAKAELVGHSLGGAIALKAAIDHPNRISALALIGSAGLGAEINADYINGFIAAESRKEIKPLLEQLVADANLINRTLINDILQFKRIDGVTEALTAIAKGFQDGSRQTVNLRANLEGLDIPIKVIWGSKDAIIPASHASGLPGKVSVTVLDGFGHLVQLEAAAEVNKLLA, from the coding sequence ATGAGCAATCCCAACATCGTGCCGATCACCATGCCCAAGTGGGGCCTGTCCATGCAGGAAGGCAAGGTGGTCGAGTGGTTGGCCGAGGAAGGCGCGCTGCTGAAGCTCGGCGACCAGGTGCTGGACATCGAGACCGAGAAAATCGCCAACACCTTCGAAGCGCTGGACGCCGGCACCCTGCGCCGCATCGTCGCACAGCCCGACGAGGTGCTGCCGATAGGCGCGCTGCTCGGCGTGCTGGCGCCGGCCGAGGTGTCCGACGCCGAAATCGATGAATACATCACCGAGTTCCAGAAGAACTACGTGCCGCCCGCGCCCGAGGAAGGCGAAGGCGGCGACGGCTTCCAGTTCGTCGAGGCCGGTGGCTACAAGCTGCGGTATTCGAAGATGGGCGACGCCGAGCGCGTCATCATCCTCTTGCACGGCTTCGGCGGCGATGCGGCCGGCTGGCTGTTCAACCAGGGCGCGCTGGCGGCCAATGCCACCGTCTATGCCCTGGACCTGCCCGGCCACGGCCAGTCGAGCAAGGCGCTCAGCGACAGTTCGGTCGAGCACCTGGCCGCGACCGTGGTCGCCTTCATGGACGCCTTGCAGATTGCCAAGGCTGAATTGGTCGGTCATTCGCTGGGTGGCGCGATCGCGCTCAAGGCGGCCATCGATCATCCGAACCGCATCAGCGCGCTGGCCTTGATCGGCTCGGCCGGCCTCGGCGCGGAAATCAATGCCGACTACATCAACGGCTTCATCGCCGCCGAGTCGCGCAAGGAAATCAAACCGCTGCTCGAACAACTGGTGGCCGATGCCAATCTCATCAACCGCACCCTCATCAACGACATCCTGCAATTCAAACGCATCGATGGCGTGACCGAGGCTTTGACGGCGATCGCCAAGGGCTTCCAGGACGGCAGCCGGCAGACCGTCAACCTGCGCGCCAACCTCGAAGGCCTGGACATCCCGATCAAGGTCATCTGGGGGTCGAAGGACGCCATCATCCCGGCCAGCCATGCCAGTGGCCTGCCGGGCAAGGTGTCGGTGACGGTACTCGATGGCTTCGGCCATCTCGTGCAGCTCGAAGCCGCCGCCGAGGTCAACAAGCTGTTGGCTTGA
- a CDS encoding GGDEF domain-containing protein: MSQSPVPANDDPGEAKIAEFRGLVLSRFLYIATALAVFVLPAYWVIGLNGLTISCCVFFVLTTVFCYLHNVRHVAHACCAHGFIGMTVLVTWAGIAYGSEFIDNKPWQMLVPMLAYLIAGSRRGTAWVCLHLLGLVALFYVRRHAYEPLSVAILLLAYPSLAYGMYVFTRANETNIRTISRLSHTDSLTKTYNRQLFEELFVNMFNRARRAGEPLAVYMIDIDHFKKYNDNYGHIAGDRALKQVADVIRGSARRASDLVFRYGGEEFCVVSSGVNSHDALVIAESIIEGVRRLDTPHVSGENGRLTVSIGLTYGDSLDDLDTEALLRRADRALYAAKTHGRNRIDVDSQGVAVNAALAEAS, encoded by the coding sequence ATGTCTCAATCCCCAGTGCCCGCGAATGACGATCCCGGCGAAGCGAAAATAGCGGAGTTCCGCGGCCTCGTGCTGTCGCGCTTCCTGTACATCGCGACCGCCCTGGCGGTGTTCGTGCTGCCGGCCTACTGGGTGATCGGCCTCAACGGTCTGACCATTTCGTGCTGCGTGTTTTTCGTTTTGACCACGGTGTTCTGCTACCTGCACAACGTGCGGCACGTCGCGCACGCGTGCTGTGCGCACGGTTTCATCGGCATGACGGTGCTGGTGACCTGGGCGGGCATCGCCTATGGCAGCGAGTTCATCGACAACAAACCCTGGCAGATGCTGGTGCCGATGCTTGCCTATCTGATCGCCGGCAGTCGCCGTGGTACGGCCTGGGTGTGCCTGCACCTGTTGGGGCTGGTGGCGCTGTTCTATGTGCGGCGTCACGCCTACGAACCGCTGTCGGTGGCCATCCTGCTGCTCGCCTACCCGAGCCTGGCTTACGGCATGTACGTGTTCACGCGCGCCAACGAGACCAATATCCGTACCATCAGCCGCCTGTCCCACACCGATTCCCTGACCAAGACTTACAATCGGCAGTTGTTCGAGGAACTGTTCGTGAACATGTTCAACCGCGCACGCCGTGCCGGCGAACCCTTGGCGGTGTACATGATCGACATCGATCACTTCAAGAAATACAACGATAACTACGGTCACATCGCGGGAGACCGCGCGCTCAAGCAAGTGGCGGATGTCATCCGCGGCTCGGCGCGGCGCGCCAGTGACCTGGTATTCCGCTATGGCGGTGAAGAATTCTGCGTGGTCTCGTCGGGCGTCAACAGTCATGACGCGCTGGTGATCGCCGAGTCGATCATCGAAGGCGTGCGCCGCCTGGACACCCCGCATGTGAGTGGCGAGAACGGCCGGCTGACGGTTTCCATCGGTTTGACCTACGGCGACAGTCTCGACGACCTCGATACCGAGGCCTTGTTGCGGCGCGCCGACCGCGCCCTGTACGCGGCCAAGACCCATGGCCGCAATCGTATCGACGTCGACAGCCAGGGTGTGGCCGTCAATGCCGCGCTGGCCGAGGCTTCGTGA
- a CDS encoding GFA family protein, translated as MRLEGSCHCGKVKFSLSSRHPYPFNLCYCSICRKTAGGGGYAINLGGDSDSLKVRGRKFVKVYRAMMPAADGARARRSPAERHFCTECGSALWVWDPRWPELIHPFASAIDSELPAAPERTHLMLGSKASWVPLVTGKRDKRFDEYPLEAIAEWHLRLGLESPDD; from the coding sequence ATGCGTCTTGAAGGTTCCTGTCACTGTGGCAAGGTGAAATTCAGCCTGTCGTCGCGCCATCCCTATCCTTTCAACCTGTGCTATTGCTCGATTTGCCGCAAGACCGCCGGCGGTGGCGGCTATGCCATCAACCTCGGCGGTGACAGCGACAGCCTCAAGGTGCGCGGGCGGAAGTTCGTCAAGGTCTATCGCGCGATGATGCCGGCGGCCGACGGAGCGCGCGCCAGGCGCAGCCCCGCCGAGCGTCATTTCTGCACGGAGTGCGGTAGCGCGCTGTGGGTGTGGGATCCGCGCTGGCCGGAGTTGATCCATCCGTTCGCGTCGGCCATCGACAGCGAGCTGCCGGCGGCGCCGGAACGCACGCATCTCATGCTCGGCTCGAAAGCGTCCTGGGTGCCGCTCGTGACCGGCAAGCGCGACAAGCGCTTCGACGAATATCCGCTCGAAGCGATAGCCGAATGGCATCTGCGCCTCGGGCTCGAGAGCCCCGATGATTGA
- a CDS encoding nuclear transport factor 2 family protein: MEFADLIVRLTQAIVRGDGAEAASCFNDDGIYHDAFYGAFAKPDIPTLVHERFHRDGRNYLWDLHSPVSDGRVGYARYVFSYDGLIAGAEGRRTLFEGVSVCQLRDGLLLSYHEVANTAPALQRLGFAPDRLAKVVERQGRELAARAESAHHLKT; this comes from the coding sequence ATGGAATTTGCCGATCTGATCGTGCGGCTCACGCAGGCCATCGTGCGTGGCGACGGCGCCGAGGCCGCGTCCTGCTTCAACGACGATGGCATTTATCATGACGCCTTTTACGGCGCGTTCGCCAAGCCCGACATTCCCACCCTGGTCCACGAACGATTCCATCGCGACGGCCGCAACTACCTCTGGGACCTGCACTCGCCCGTGAGCGACGGGCGCGTCGGCTACGCGCGCTACGTGTTCAGTTACGACGGGCTCATCGCGGGCGCCGAAGGGCGTCGCACGCTGTTCGAAGGCGTGTCGGTGTGCCAGTTGCGTGATGGCCTGTTGCTGAGCTATCACGAAGTCGCCAACACCGCGCCGGCGCTGCAGAGGCTGGGCTTCGCGCCTGACCGCCTGGCCAAGGTCGTCGAGCGCCAGGGCCGTGAACTCGCCGCGCGCGCCGAGTCGGCGCACCACCTGAAGACATGA